In Streptococcus sp. SN-1, a single genomic region encodes these proteins:
- the vicK gene encoding cell wall metabolism sensor histidine kinase VicK, whose product MIKLIKDTVLTSDFIFILILLGFILVVTLLLLENRRDNIRLKQINQKVKDLIAGDYSQVLDMQGSSEITNITNNLNDLSEVIRLTQENLEQESKRLHSILSYMTDGVLATNRRGKITMINDMAKKQLGVQKEDVLNKSILELLKIEDEYELRDLITQIPELIIDSQDANGEYLSLRVRFALIRRESGFISGLVAVLHDTTEQEKEERERRLFVSNVSHELRTPLTSVKSYLEALDEGALCETVAPDFIKVSLDETNRMMRMVTDLLHLSRIDNATSHLDVELINFTAFITFILNRFDQIRGQDEEKKYDLVRDYPITSVWIEIDTDKMTQVIDNILNNAIKYSPDGGKITVTMKTTDDQMILSISDQGLGIPKQDLPRIFDRFYRVDRARSRAQGGTGLGLSIAKEIIKQHKGFIWAKSEYGKGSTFTIVLPYDKDAVKEEVWEDEVED is encoded by the coding sequence ATGATTAAACTAATTAAAGATACAGTTTTAACCAGTGATTTTATCTTTATCCTCATTCTACTTGGCTTTATTTTAGTGGTGACCTTGCTCTTACTAGAAAATCGTCGGGATAATATTCGGTTGAAGCAAATCAATCAAAAGGTAAAAGACCTGATTGCAGGAGATTATTCTCAGGTATTGGATATGCAGGGAAGCTCTGAAATCACCAATATTACTAATAATCTCAATGATTTATCAGAAGTAATTCGTTTAACCCAAGAAAATCTGGAACAAGAGAGTAAACGATTACATAGTATCCTATCTTACATGACCGACGGAGTCCTTGCGACCAATCGTCGTGGTAAGATTACTATGATTAATGACATGGCTAAGAAACAGTTAGGTGTTCAGAAAGAAGATGTTCTTAACAAGAGTATCCTAGAGTTACTTAAGATTGAAGATGAGTATGAACTTCGTGATTTGATTACCCAAATTCCTGAGCTCATCATTGATTCTCAGGATGCTAATGGTGAGTATCTAAGCCTCCGTGTTCGCTTTGCCTTGATTCGTCGAGAGTCTGGCTTTATTTCGGGTCTGGTTGCTGTTTTGCATGATACGACGGAGCAGGAGAAGGAAGAACGCGAACGGAGGCTCTTTGTTTCCAACGTTAGTCATGAGCTACGTACTCCTCTAACTAGTGTGAAATCTTATCTTGAAGCCTTGGATGAGGGGGCTTTGTGTGAAACTGTAGCACCAGACTTTATCAAGGTATCTCTAGATGAAACCAACCGTATGATGCGAATGGTGACGGATCTCCTCCATCTCTCACGGATTGATAATGCGACCAGTCACCTAGATGTGGAACTGATTAACTTTACTGCCTTTATTACTTTTATCCTCAACCGTTTTGATCAGATAAGAGGGCAGGATGAAGAGAAAAAATATGATTTGGTAAGGGATTATCCAATTACCTCTGTCTGGATTGAAATTGATACAGATAAGATGACACAGGTGATTGATAATATTCTTAACAATGCCATCAAGTATTCGCCAGATGGTGGAAAAATCACAGTGACCATGAAGACGACTGATGATCAGATGATTTTATCCATCTCAGACCAAGGTTTGGGTATTCCTAAGCAGGATTTACCACGTATTTTTGACCGTTTTTATCGTGTGGATCGTGCTAGAAGTCGTGCCCAGGGTGGAACAGGTCTGGGACTGTCTATTGCCAAAGAAATTATCAAACAACATAAAGGCTTTATTTGGGCCAAGAGTGAATACGGTAAGGGATCAACCTTTACCATTGTGCTCCCTTATGATAAGGATGCAGTGAAAGAAGAAGTATGGGAGGATGAAGTAGAAGACTAG
- a CDS encoding type II toxin-antitoxin system RelB/DinJ family antitoxin has protein sequence MTTSLTKQYNFKINESSMEQARAIIREKGMTMTDAISLFIEQIVLEQDLPIKTAEDLHRERLIQELQAQSERALREYESGQGTSLDDMRLRYGL, from the coding sequence ATGACTACATCACTTACTAAGCAGTACAATTTTAAAATCAATGAGTCATCAATGGAACAAGCTAGAGCTATCATCAGGGAAAAAGGAATGACCATGACTGATGCTATTAGTCTTTTTATCGAGCAGATTGTTCTCGAACAGGATTTGCCAATAAAAACTGCAGAAGATTTACATCGTGAGCGATTGATTCAGGAACTACAAGCCCAATCGGAACGCGCCTTAAGAGAATATGAATCCGGACAAGGAACTTCCCTAGACGATATGAGGCTACGATATGGCTTATAA
- the mobV gene encoding MobV family relaxase, with the protein MSYVVARMTKYKSGNLGGAYKHNERIFEKHSNKDIDTSRSHLNYELTDRDRSVSYEKQIKNYIDENKISKRAIRKDAVLCDEWIITSDKDFFAKLTPEETRRFFETSKNYFAENYGLENIAYASVHLDENTPHMHMGIVPMKQGKLSSKSIFNREELKKIQDELPKYLSQHGFHLQRGELDSTKKHLSTQEYKDKQEVLQKIEKQIDEKFDKTIEFNTQLNQMNKDLKNKVEDIKIVDEEIKNKLEELKFINEEKNEMLSNLDHELSEKQDTLSHLEKEINIKKEDLDIVDSIIGSKSETIDSMNQDIKTKQGTINELTKQLREYLQKYQNFDGLNISQLESGTIGKKTLDGKIKLSPETLNNLIKSVIQHFYENRQLSQTVQQQNKELNLLRNVASNKNEILDELRETKNQKRILEIENNSLKNKISQLRDRLNIASRKLGVWRNQAKNYMKQKEFQNLTKQLNAFKPIKLVGAVKVIKKIYEQTLER; encoded by the coding sequence ATGAGTTACGTTGTAGCCAGAATGACGAAGTACAAATCAGGTAATTTAGGTGGAGCTTACAAACACAATGAACGTATTTTTGAAAAGCACTCAAACAAAGACATCGACACGAGCAGGTCACACCTCAACTATGAGTTGACGGATCGTGACCGCTCTGTGTCGTACGAAAAGCAAATCAAAAACTATATAGACGAGAACAAAATTTCTAAACGAGCTATTCGAAAAGATGCGGTTCTCTGCGATGAATGGATTATAACATCTGATAAAGATTTTTTTGCTAAACTTACTCCCGAGGAGACAAGAAGATTTTTTGAAACTTCTAAAAATTATTTCGCTGAAAACTATGGTTTAGAAAATATTGCCTATGCTAGTGTTCACCTAGACGAAAACACACCACACATGCATATGGGAATTGTACCAATGAAGCAAGGAAAGTTATCATCCAAATCAATTTTTAATCGTGAAGAGTTGAAAAAAATCCAAGATGAACTCCCCAAGTATTTATCTCAACATGGTTTTCATCTTCAACGAGGAGAACTTGATAGTACAAAAAAACATTTATCAACACAGGAATACAAGGACAAGCAAGAGGTTCTTCAAAAAATCGAAAAACAAATTGACGAAAAATTCGATAAAACAATAGAATTTAACACCCAACTAAACCAAATGAATAAAGATTTGAAAAATAAAGTTGAAGATATAAAAATAGTTGACGAGGAAATAAAAAACAAACTCGAAGAACTTAAATTCATAAACGAAGAAAAAAATGAAATGCTATCAAACCTAGATCATGAGCTAAGTGAAAAACAAGATACACTATCACATCTTGAAAAAGAAATTAATATCAAAAAAGAAGATCTAGATATCGTAGACAGCATCATAGGTAGTAAAAGTGAAACAATTGATAGTATGAACCAAGATATAAAGACAAAACAAGGTACTATCAACGAACTTACCAAGCAACTTCGAGAGTACCTTCAAAAATATCAAAACTTCGACGGACTGAACATCAGTCAGCTTGAAAGTGGAACGATAGGTAAAAAAACTCTCGATGGCAAAATTAAACTCTCCCCTGAAACACTTAATAATCTAATAAAATCTGTAATCCAACACTTCTACGAGAACCGCCAACTGTCACAAACTGTCCAGCAACAAAATAAGGAATTAAATCTACTGAGAAATGTAGCAAGTAATAAAAATGAGATATTAGACGAACTTCGAGAAACTAAAAATCAAAAACGAATTTTAGAAATTGAAAACAATAGCTTGAAAAATAAAATTTCACAACTTCGTGACCGTCTAAATATAGCCAGCAGAAAGCTTGGGGTATGGAGAAATCAGGCTAAAAACTACATGAAACAAAAGGAATTCCAAAACCTTACAAAACAACTTAATGCTTTCAAACCTATTAAACTTGTTGGTGCTGTCAAAGTCATCAAAAAAATCTACGAACAAACTCTAGAACGCTGA
- a CDS encoding type II toxin-antitoxin system RelE/ParE family toxin, with the protein MAYKVILSTEVSQAIDSIHDYITTVLLSPQSAKNTVVKILDGLKSLETFPEAGFDADEKIGLKINSKYPTRGKIIGQYILLYFIDQTQRTVFLSHLFHTKSDYVTLLQSKNNKNSKSSF; encoded by the coding sequence ATGGCTTATAAAGTGATTCTATCTACTGAAGTGAGTCAGGCAATTGACAGTATTCATGATTATATCACTACTGTTCTTTTATCACCTCAGTCTGCTAAAAATACTGTGGTTAAAATTTTAGACGGCTTAAAAAGTTTAGAAACCTTTCCTGAAGCTGGCTTTGATGCAGATGAAAAAATCGGACTTAAAATCAATAGTAAGTACCCCACACGAGGAAAAATTATCGGGCAATATATCTTGCTTTACTTTATCGATCAAACTCAAAGAACTGTTTTTCTTTCCCACTTATTCCACACAAAAAGCGACTATGTTACCTTGCTACAAAGCAAAAATAATAAAAACTCAAAATCATCATTTTAA
- the yycF gene encoding response regulator YycF: MKKILIVDDEKPISDIIKFNMTKEGYEVVTAFNGREALEQFEAEQPDIIILDLMLPEIDGLEVAKTIRKTSSVPIIMLSAKDSEFDKVIGLELGADDYVTKPFSNRELQARVKALLRRTDLVSVDNQESDENKTQPLQIGDLEIVPDAYVAKKYGEELDLTHREFELLYHLASHIGQVITREHLLETVWGYDYFGDVRTVDVTIRRLREKIEDTPSRPEYILTRRGVGYYMRNND, from the coding sequence ATGAAAAAAATATTAATTGTAGATGATGAAAAACCAATCTCAGATATTATCAAGTTTAATATGACCAAGGAAGGTTACGAAGTTGTAACTGCTTTTAACGGTCGTGAAGCGCTAGAGCAATTTGAAGCAGAGCAGCCAGATATTATTATTTTGGATTTGATGCTTCCAGAAATTGATGGTTTAGAAGTTGCGAAGACTATTCGCAAGACTAGTAGTGTGCCTATTATCATGCTGTCAGCTAAAGACAGTGAATTTGATAAGGTTATCGGTTTGGAGCTTGGAGCGGATGACTATGTGACAAAACCCTTCTCAAATCGTGAGTTGCAGGCGCGTGTTAAAGCTCTTCTTCGTCGCACGGACTTGGTTTCTGTAGATAATCAAGAATCAGATGAAAATAAAACTCAACCCTTGCAAATTGGGGACTTGGAGATTGTTCCAGATGCCTATGTTGCTAAGAAATACGGTGAAGAACTAGATTTAACCCACCGTGAATTTGAACTCTTGTACCATTTGGCTTCTCATATCGGTCAAGTGATTACACGTGAACACTTGCTTGAAACGGTCTGGGGTTACGATTATTTCGGAGATGTTCGGACTGTTGATGTAACTATCAGACGTTTGCGTGAGAAGATTGAAGACACACCAAGTCGTCCTGAGTATATCCTAACACGTCGCGGTGTTGGTTATTATATGAGAAATAATGATTAA
- a CDS encoding MBL fold metallo-hydrolase, whose protein sequence is MSETGFKYSILASGSSGNSFYLETPKKKLLVDAGLSGKKITSLLAEINRKPEDLDAILITHEHSDHIHGVGVLARKYGMDLYANEKTWQAMENSKYLGKVDSSQKHIFEMGKTKTFGDIDIESFGVSHDAVAPQFYRFMKDDKSFVLLTDTGYVSDRMAGIVENADGYLIESNHDVEILRAGSYAWRLKQRILSDLGHLSNEDGAEAMIRTLGNRTKKIYLGHLSKENNIKELAHMTMVNQLAQADLGVGVDFKVYDTSPDTATPLTDI, encoded by the coding sequence ATGAGTGAAACAGGCTTTAAATACAGTATTTTAGCGTCGGGTTCCAGTGGAAATTCCTTTTATCTGGAAACTCCAAAAAAGAAGCTTTTAGTGGATGCAGGCTTGTCTGGCAAGAAAATTACCAGTCTCCTTGCTGAAATTAATCGCAAACCAGAAGATCTGGATGCTATTTTGATTACGCATGAGCATTCAGACCATATCCATGGAGTGGGTGTTTTGGCTCGCAAGTATGGTATGGATTTGTATGCCAATGAAAAGACTTGGCAGGCTATGGAAAATAGCAAGTATCTTGGCAAGGTAGATTCTTCACAAAAGCATATCTTTGAAATGGGCAAAACCAAAACCTTTGGAGATATCGATATCGAGAGTTTTGGTGTGAGTCATGATGCAGTCGCACCGCAGTTCTATCGCTTTATGAAGGATGATAAGAGTTTTGTCCTTTTGACAGATACTGGTTATGTTAGTGACCGTATGGCAGGGATTGTCGAAAATGCAGATGGCTATCTTATCGAGTCCAACCATGATGTAGAGATTTTACGAGCAGGTTCCTATGCTTGGCGACTCAAACAACGAATCCTATCTGATCTCGGTCACCTTTCTAACGAGGACGGTGCTGAAGCCATGATTCGGACGCTAGGAAATCGCACTAAGAAAATCTATCTTGGTCACTTGTCTAAGGAAAACAATATCAAGGAGCTGGCTCACATGACCATGGTCAACCAGCTAGCACAAGCTGATCTGGGAGTTGGAGTAGACTTTAAGGTTTATGATACCTCACCAGATACCGCAACACCATTGACAGATATATAA
- a CDS encoding ion channel, producing MKRKWLFEDYYDTTIIILALISVILVLLGFAEMVDLDNPTYNIIDLLLWGVFVVDYGWRFFLSKEKWRFIIENIFDLLAILPLNAIFIVFRLGRIFRLARMTKLLKLTRLLRIIGLTGKLERKISRFLRTNGLIYILYVNIFIVLVGSSILSVVEEKSFSDSLWWALVTVTTVGYGDIVPVSLFGKWIAVLLMLVGISTIGMLTSTLTNFFVKENPDEQIQFDKLQDELSSQRILIEKQSEKIEELHRMIKDLVEKI from the coding sequence GTGAAAAGAAAATGGTTATTTGAGGATTACTATGACACAACTATTATCATACTTGCGTTAATCTCTGTTATTCTGGTATTGCTTGGATTTGCTGAGATGGTCGATTTGGACAATCCTACGTACAACATTATTGATTTACTACTTTGGGGTGTTTTTGTGGTAGATTATGGCTGGCGGTTCTTTTTAAGTAAAGAGAAATGGCGATTCATAATTGAAAATATCTTTGATCTGCTAGCTATCCTACCTTTAAATGCTATTTTTATAGTGTTTCGATTAGGACGTATCTTTCGCTTAGCAAGGATGACAAAATTACTGAAACTGACTCGTTTACTTAGAATAATTGGACTTACAGGTAAATTAGAAAGAAAAATTAGTAGATTCTTACGAACAAATGGCCTGATTTATATCTTGTATGTTAATATCTTTATCGTGCTAGTAGGAAGTTCAATTTTATCTGTAGTTGAAGAAAAATCATTCTCAGATAGTCTTTGGTGGGCTCTTGTGACAGTAACCACTGTTGGTTATGGTGATATTGTTCCAGTTTCCCTTTTTGGGAAATGGATAGCTGTTTTATTAATGTTGGTAGGGATTAGTACAATAGGAATGTTAACAAGTACCTTAACGAACTTTTTTGTAAAGGAGAATCCAGACGAACAGATACAATTTGATAAACTCCAAGATGAATTATCTAGTCAGAGAATATTAATAGAGAAACAATCTGAAAAGATAGAAGAACTACATCGAATGATAAAAGACTTAGTTGAAAAAATATAA
- a CDS encoding YbaB/EbfC family nucleoid-associated protein — MMNMQNMMRQAQKLQKQMEQSQAELAAMQFVGKSAQDLVQATLTGDKKVVSIDFNPAVVDPEDLETLSDMTVQAINSALEQIDETTKKKLGAFAGKLPF, encoded by the coding sequence ATGATGAACATGCAAAACATGATGCGCCAAGCACAAAAACTTCAAAAACAGATGGAACAAAGCCAAGCAGAACTTGCTGCTATGCAATTTGTTGGCAAATCTGCTCAAGATCTTGTTCAAGCGACCTTAACTGGAGATAAGAAAGTTGTCAGCATTGACTTCAATCCAGCTGTCGTTGACCCAGAAGACCTCGAAACCCTTTCTGATATGACCGTTCAAGCCATCAACTCTGCTCTTGAACAAATCGATGAAACGACTAAGAAAAAATTAGGTGCTTTCGCCGGGAAATTGCCATTCTAA